One window of Dysgonomonas mossii genomic DNA carries:
- a CDS encoding sugar phosphate isomerase/epimerase family protein: MKNLKLLLLFISLCFIGCKEGAKQSEWKMGIQTYTFHKFTLMETLDKTKDLGIHYAEAFFSQALGKNFPDTAYLNFDLSEETKAQLKKEFKDRDITLYAFGVASYDTNEEWERFFSFSKDVGVHTVTCEPKLEQLDFVEQLALKYDIEVAIHNHPEPSIYANPDVLVKALEGRNKIMGVCADIGHWKRTGNDPIEALKKFDGRIKVVHMKDLNEAMEDTTWGTGVLQVKEVINELKRQNFNGLISTEYESFGDSQIDDIKKSLEYFMLNSK; the protein is encoded by the coding sequence ATGAAAAATTTGAAGCTTTTATTATTATTCATCTCTTTATGTTTTATCGGATGTAAAGAAGGGGCAAAACAATCCGAATGGAAAATGGGTATCCAGACATATACATTCCACAAGTTCACGCTGATGGAAACACTCGATAAAACAAAAGATCTGGGTATCCACTACGCCGAAGCATTCTTCTCTCAGGCTTTAGGAAAAAATTTCCCTGATACAGCTTATCTGAACTTTGATTTGTCGGAGGAAACAAAAGCTCAACTGAAAAAGGAATTTAAAGATCGGGATATTACCTTATATGCCTTCGGCGTAGCATCGTATGATACGAATGAAGAATGGGAGCGATTTTTCAGTTTCTCGAAAGATGTGGGAGTACATACCGTAACATGTGAACCAAAATTGGAACAACTTGACTTTGTTGAACAACTTGCACTCAAATACGATATCGAAGTAGCCATACATAACCATCCTGAACCTTCTATCTATGCAAATCCGGATGTACTTGTAAAAGCCCTCGAAGGACGAAATAAGATAATGGGCGTATGTGCTGATATCGGACACTGGAAAAGAACAGGAAACGACCCTATAGAGGCTCTCAAGAAGTTTGATGGACGAATAAAGGTTGTACACATGAAAGACCTGAACGAAGCAATGGAAGATACAACATGGGGGACAGGTGTATTGCAAGTGAAAGAAGTAATAAATGAACTGAAAAGGCAAAACTTCAACGGGCTTATTTCTACAGAGTATGAAAGCTTTGGAGATTCTCAAATAGATGATATCAAGAAAAGTCTGGAATACTTTATGCTGAACTCAAAATAG
- a CDS encoding endonuclease/exonuclease/phosphatase family protein, with protein sequence MKFIDKTLLIILFIFIVFPYSKAQSVAPIELKVMSFNIWHGGGSSIGATGKVFVESQADIIGIQESTHKGKNTAVHLADSLGWHSYVFEGRTIVTKYPIVDTSANNHGVKIKIDKDHFVWMFNVHLMYCPYEPYQLNGIEYCGGPILHSAAEAIASASKSRENTVDSNIADIIEVRKEDYPIFLTGDFNEPSYLDWTEKAADAGLCKTAVEWPSTKAFSEKGGMKDSYRTFYPDEVKKPGHTWTTLPETSAYKEVLDRIDFVLFSGEKMKLKNSQIVGEESPLSDIRFKNYPSDHRAVLSTFILK encoded by the coding sequence ATGAAATTTATCGACAAAACACTATTAATTATACTCTTTATTTTCATTGTATTCCCATACAGCAAGGCACAATCCGTTGCTCCTATAGAACTGAAGGTCATGAGCTTTAATATCTGGCACGGAGGAGGCTCTTCCATTGGTGCAACAGGAAAAGTATTTGTAGAAAGCCAAGCTGATATAATCGGCATTCAGGAATCAACACACAAAGGGAAAAATACAGCCGTTCATCTTGCCGATAGCCTGGGCTGGCATTCATACGTTTTCGAAGGACGAACCATCGTGACAAAATATCCGATTGTAGATACCTCGGCAAACAATCACGGAGTAAAGATAAAGATCGATAAAGACCATTTTGTTTGGATGTTCAATGTTCATCTGATGTATTGCCCTTACGAGCCTTATCAACTGAATGGCATAGAGTATTGTGGCGGCCCAATACTCCACTCTGCAGCAGAAGCTATAGCCTCCGCTAGCAAATCGAGAGAGAACACCGTAGACTCAAATATTGCCGATATAATAGAAGTTCGGAAAGAGGATTACCCGATATTTCTTACAGGCGATTTCAACGAGCCCTCTTATCTCGACTGGACGGAAAAAGCTGCTGATGCAGGACTATGCAAAACAGCAGTTGAGTGGCCTTCTACAAAGGCATTTTCAGAAAAGGGTGGCATGAAAGATTCGTATCGAACATTCTATCCCGATGAAGTAAAAAAGCCGGGGCACACGTGGACAACACTGCCTGAAACCTCTGCATATAAAGAAGTTCTCGACCGCATCGATTTTGTCCTTTTCTCGGGTGAAAAAATGAAGTTGAAAAATTCTCAGATTGTAGGAGAAGAAAGCCCACTGAGTGATATCCGGTTTAAAAATTATCCTTCAGATCATAGAGCAGTATTAAGCACATTTATCCTTAAATAA
- a CDS encoding AraC family transcriptional regulator, whose translation MMQIKHGFQGQWSIILPYFIVDRMGKNPMMNDLYFHSLGYFPNAKYHYINRPEGCPENILIYCTKGGGWIELDGKMQAVGENQFVILPANKAHRYGANELNSWSIYWIHFKGYKSELFSKVYGQVISLDSENTLRIDERFKLFEDIYNVLLDSYDDSALQYANSGLAYFLASILYVKRSGDPKTENKYGTSLIHLATHYMNQNIGNKLKLSDIARHFGYSVSYFYRLFYRNMGIAPMEYFNQLKVQRSCYYLINSTMKVNQISIMVGFDDPYYYSRLFKKMMGVSPVRYRTVNKQATQLI comes from the coding sequence ATGATGCAAATAAAACATGGCTTTCAGGGACAATGGAGCATAATACTACCATACTTTATTGTCGATAGAATGGGTAAGAATCCGATGATGAATGATTTGTATTTTCATTCGTTAGGGTATTTTCCAAATGCAAAATATCATTATATAAACAGACCCGAGGGATGTCCCGAAAATATTCTTATATATTGTACCAAAGGTGGCGGATGGATCGAACTAGATGGAAAGATGCAGGCTGTAGGTGAGAATCAGTTTGTTATATTACCTGCAAATAAAGCACATCGTTATGGTGCTAATGAGCTGAATTCATGGTCAATTTACTGGATACATTTCAAAGGTTATAAATCTGAGTTGTTCTCAAAAGTATATGGGCAGGTGATTTCTTTGGATTCGGAAAATACGCTGCGTATTGATGAACGTTTCAAATTGTTTGAGGATATTTATAATGTTTTACTCGATTCTTATGATGATAGTGCACTACAATATGCAAATTCTGGATTGGCTTATTTTCTAGCCTCTATTTTATACGTGAAAAGATCCGGAGACCCTAAAACAGAAAATAAATACGGGACTTCTCTAATACATCTGGCAACGCACTATATGAATCAAAATATAGGAAATAAACTAAAGTTGTCTGATATTGCAAGGCACTTTGGATATTCTGTTTCTTATTTTTATCGTTTGTTTTACAGGAATATGGGGATTGCTCCGATGGAGTATTTCAATCAACTTAAAGTGCAACGATCTTGTTACTACTTGATCAATAGCACAATGAAAGTGAATCAGATATCCATCATGGTTGGTTTTGATGATCCTTATTACTATTCTCGTCTTTTTAAAAAGATGATGGGTGTATCACCTGTAAGGTATCGGACTGTAAACAAGCAAGCTACTCAGCTTATTTAA
- a CDS encoding Gfo/Idh/MocA family protein: protein MTSRRNFIKKSAIAAAGLYIFPSNVISGLGHKAPSDKLNIVGIGVGGKGHPNLIGMNTENIIGLCDVDWAYSKNCFNDFPKAKRYKDWRKMFDEIGKEIDGVMISTPDHTHAIIAATALTLNKHVYCQKPLTHSIYESRLLTRLAAKHKVATQMGNQGNSGDGVRQVCEWIWNGEIGEVREVHAWTDRPIWPQGLQRPKEVVKVPSTLDWDNFIGPAPFRPYNPVYTPWNWRGWWDFGTGAFGDMACHVLDPIYQALKLGYPTKIQGSSSLINTESPPQSEQVEFTFPSRDNMPKVAMPEVKVYWYDGGLFPHRPDLLPDGTDLMRDGLGGCLFVGSKDTLLTDCGGFNPRLLSGRTPNVPQTLRRVPGAIGYSDGYHEQDWIRACKESADNRVETSSNFGYAGPFNEMVLLGVLAIRLQSLNKILKWDGEKMKFTNIGANEELRIVSKDSFRVEDGHPHFEREYITLNAQDTAAEYIKHTYRNGWALPAMP, encoded by the coding sequence ATGACTTCTCGTAGAAATTTTATAAAAAAATCAGCTATAGCCGCTGCCGGTTTATACATTTTTCCATCAAATGTTATCAGCGGATTGGGACATAAAGCCCCTAGTGACAAACTTAATATAGTGGGTATAGGCGTAGGTGGAAAAGGACATCCTAACCTTATAGGAATGAATACTGAAAATATAATAGGTCTTTGCGATGTAGACTGGGCTTATTCTAAAAACTGTTTCAATGACTTCCCGAAAGCCAAGCGTTACAAAGATTGGCGCAAAATGTTTGATGAAATAGGTAAAGAGATTGATGGTGTAATGATATCTACCCCCGACCATACACATGCCATCATAGCAGCAACAGCATTAACGCTGAACAAACATGTTTACTGTCAAAAGCCATTAACACACTCAATATATGAAAGTCGTCTGCTAACACGTTTGGCTGCCAAACATAAGGTAGCGACTCAAATGGGGAATCAGGGAAATTCGGGCGATGGAGTACGTCAGGTATGCGAATGGATATGGAACGGAGAAATAGGCGAAGTGCGTGAAGTGCATGCATGGACAGACCGCCCGATATGGCCTCAAGGGTTACAGCGTCCTAAAGAAGTAGTAAAAGTACCTTCAACATTGGATTGGGATAACTTTATAGGGCCTGCTCCTTTCCGCCCTTACAACCCCGTGTATACTCCTTGGAATTGGCGTGGGTGGTGGGATTTCGGCACGGGAGCTTTTGGCGATATGGCTTGCCATGTGCTCGACCCTATCTACCAAGCACTAAAGCTCGGTTATCCGACTAAGATACAGGGTAGTTCTTCCCTTATCAATACCGAATCTCCGCCTCAGAGTGAACAGGTAGAATTTACATTCCCATCACGAGACAATATGCCTAAAGTAGCAATGCCCGAGGTAAAGGTGTATTGGTATGATGGCGGGCTTTTCCCTCATCGCCCTGATTTGCTCCCCGATGGAACCGATCTTATGAGAGATGGGCTTGGTGGCTGTTTATTCGTTGGCTCGAAAGATACGCTGCTAACTGATTGTGGTGGATTTAATCCTCGCTTGCTATCGGGACGTACACCGAATGTTCCTCAAACCCTTCGGCGTGTTCCGGGTGCTATAGGATATTCTGACGGGTATCATGAGCAGGATTGGATCAGGGCTTGTAAAGAATCTGCAGACAACAGGGTTGAAACATCGAGCAACTTCGGATACGCTGGACCATTCAACGAAATGGTCTTACTTGGTGTTCTTGCCATACGTTTACAAAGCCTGAATAAAATTTTGAAATGGGATGGAGAGAAAATGAAGTTTACAAATATAGGTGCAAACGAAGAACTAAGAATTGTCTCAAAAGATAGCTTCCGTGTAGAAGACGGGCATCCACACTTTGAAAGAGAATATATAACATTAAATGCACAAGACACCGCTGCTGAATACATAAAGCATACATATAGGAATGGATGGGCTTTGCCTGCGATGCCTTAA
- a CDS encoding acyltransferase family protein, translating into MEAKASSRLLSLDVLRGITIAGMILVNNPGSWGHIYAPLRHAEWNGLTPTDLIFPFFMFIMGISTFISLRKFNFEFSVPTLRKILKRTFVIFLIGLGLSWLGVSFGTYHGLAADNLGFWERLSRSVTNFEHLRILGVMQRLALTYGITSLIAIFLKHKYIPYIIAVGLVGYFLLLLFGNGFATEGYNILAVTDQSILGLNHMYTEFGLDPEGILSTIPAVCHVLIGFYCGKILMETKDNQQRMLHLFIIGAILTFSGFLLSYGCPINKKIWSPTFVLTTCGLGATFLSLLIWIIDVKGYKKWSVFFESFGVNPLFIYVLAGVMATLADGIHFSSNEATTNPKSYLYNDLLQPVFGDYFGSLLFALIFVFVAWLVGNVLYKKRIYIKI; encoded by the coding sequence ATGGAAGCAAAAGCTAGCAGTCGTCTTTTATCTCTCGATGTTTTGAGGGGTATCACCATCGCCGGAATGATACTTGTTAACAACCCCGGATCATGGGGGCATATATATGCACCGTTAAGACATGCCGAGTGGAATGGATTAACTCCCACAGACCTTATCTTTCCGTTTTTCATGTTCATTATGGGTATTTCTACCTTTATCTCGTTACGGAAATTCAACTTTGAGTTTTCTGTGCCCACGCTAAGAAAAATACTGAAACGTACATTCGTTATATTTCTTATCGGTTTAGGTCTATCATGGCTGGGTGTTTCATTTGGTACATACCATGGTTTAGCTGCCGATAATCTGGGATTTTGGGAACGGTTGAGCAGATCCGTCACCAATTTTGAACATCTGCGTATTCTCGGTGTGATGCAACGCTTAGCGCTTACGTATGGCATAACATCTCTGATAGCAATATTTCTAAAACATAAGTATATACCGTATATAATTGCAGTCGGTCTGGTCGGTTATTTCTTGCTTTTACTTTTCGGAAACGGTTTTGCCACGGAAGGGTACAATATCCTTGCAGTGACAGATCAGAGTATTCTGGGACTGAATCATATGTACACAGAGTTCGGGCTCGATCCTGAAGGTATTTTAAGTACAATCCCTGCTGTGTGTCATGTGTTGATCGGTTTTTATTGTGGAAAAATACTGATGGAAACAAAAGATAATCAACAAAGGATGCTTCACCTGTTTATTATAGGTGCTATACTTACCTTTTCTGGCTTTCTGTTGAGTTACGGCTGTCCTATAAATAAGAAGATCTGGTCTCCGACATTTGTTCTGACTACATGTGGATTGGGTGCTACCTTCTTATCGCTGCTTATATGGATCATCGATGTGAAGGGGTATAAGAAGTGGTCGGTATTTTTCGAATCGTTTGGGGTGAATCCTTTGTTTATATATGTCCTAGCGGGCGTTATGGCAACTCTTGCAGACGGAATACATTTCAGCAGCAATGAGGCAACGACTAATCCGAAATCTTATTTATATAACGATCTGTTGCAACCAGTATTTGGCGATTATTTTGGATCCTTGCTTTTTGCACTAATTTTTGTTTTTGTCGCATGGCTGGTAGGGAATGTCTTGTATAAAAAACGTATATATATAAAGATATAG
- a CDS encoding DUF3836 domain-containing protein — MNLKKLLLFAVLFLSLSIYANDPETVMFSNIETTETGCVKEFLLCDKNTNAPLTKTVYNYDATGRMQEKATYEWDGAKGWIGVQKYEYSYDKNNQPTAPTLYKWDNKSSNWSKK, encoded by the coding sequence ATGAACCTAAAAAAATTATTATTATTCGCAGTTCTATTTTTATCATTGAGCATATATGCTAATGATCCGGAAACAGTGATGTTCAGCAATATAGAAACAACTGAAACAGGTTGCGTAAAGGAATTCTTGTTATGTGACAAAAACACCAACGCCCCTTTAACCAAGACGGTTTATAACTATGATGCTACCGGACGTATGCAAGAAAAAGCTACTTACGAATGGGATGGAGCAAAAGGATGGATCGGTGTTCAAAAATATGAATATAGCTACGATAAAAACAATCAGCCAACAGCTCCTACTCTATACAAATGGGACAATAAATCTAGCAATTGGTCAAAAAAATAA
- a CDS encoding diphosphate--fructose-6-phosphate 1-phosphotransferase gives MKKSALQIARAAYNPKMPKALYGSVKVEEGAATQSVADQEEVKKLFPNTYGMPTIKFVETSEKVSLPAINVGVILSGGQAPGGHNVIAGLFDGIKNMNVSSRLFGFLMGPGGLVDHDYKELTADIIDEYRNTGGFDIIGSGRTKLESKEQFDKGLEILKKLDIKALVIIGGDDSNTNACVLAEYYKEINAGVQVIGCPKTIDGDLKNEMIETSFGFDTACKVYAEVIGNIQRDCNSARKYWHFIKLMGRSASHIALECALQVQPNVCIISEEVEAQKLSLDDIVTDIANVVAKRAEDGNNFGTVLIPEGLIEFIPAMKGLISELNDFLAHHQREFNAVPKDDQLAYIQKNLSAENAKIFASLPSGVARQLTLDRDPHGNVQVSLIETEKLLSEMVGNKLAEMKVAGKYKGKFAAQEHFFGYEGRCATPSNYDSDYCYSLGYTAAALIAAGKTGYMSSVRNTTAPASEWIAGGVPVTMMMNMERRHGEMKPVIQKALVKLDGAPFQYFAAHREEWAVGTEFVYPGPIQFFGPSEVCDQPTVTLRLEQGR, from the coding sequence ATGAAAAAAAGTGCGTTACAAATTGCAAGAGCTGCTTATAACCCTAAAATGCCAAAAGCATTGTATGGCTCTGTAAAAGTTGAGGAAGGAGCAGCTACTCAATCCGTAGCAGATCAGGAAGAGGTGAAAAAGTTATTCCCTAATACATATGGGATGCCGACTATCAAGTTTGTAGAAACTTCAGAAAAGGTAAGCTTACCTGCTATCAATGTAGGAGTTATACTTTCTGGAGGACAAGCTCCTGGTGGTCATAATGTTATCGCCGGTCTTTTTGATGGTATAAAAAATATGAATGTCAGCAGTCGTCTTTTCGGATTCCTAATGGGTCCGGGCGGTTTGGTTGATCACGATTATAAAGAACTTACAGCCGACATTATCGATGAATATCGTAATACAGGAGGTTTTGATATTATCGGTTCTGGTCGTACAAAGCTCGAAAGCAAAGAGCAATTTGACAAAGGTCTTGAAATATTGAAAAAACTAGATATAAAAGCTCTTGTTATTATCGGTGGTGACGACTCGAACACAAATGCTTGTGTGCTTGCTGAATACTATAAAGAAATCAATGCAGGTGTTCAGGTAATCGGTTGTCCGAAAACAATTGACGGTGACTTGAAAAATGAAATGATAGAAACTTCATTCGGTTTCGATACAGCTTGTAAAGTATATGCTGAAGTTATCGGTAATATACAACGCGACTGTAACTCTGCTCGCAAATACTGGCACTTTATCAAACTAATGGGACGTTCTGCTTCTCATATCGCATTGGAATGTGCTCTTCAGGTACAACCAAACGTATGTATTATCTCAGAAGAGGTAGAAGCTCAAAAATTATCTTTGGATGATATCGTTACAGATATAGCAAATGTTGTAGCTAAACGTGCAGAAGATGGTAATAACTTCGGAACAGTTTTGATCCCTGAAGGTCTTATCGAATTTATTCCTGCCATGAAAGGTCTTATTTCAGAATTGAATGATTTCTTGGCACATCATCAACGTGAATTCAATGCTGTTCCTAAAGATGATCAGCTTGCATATATACAAAAGAACCTGTCTGCCGAAAATGCGAAAATATTCGCAAGCTTACCTTCCGGTGTAGCTCGTCAGTTGACTTTAGATCGTGACCCTCACGGAAACGTACAAGTTTCTTTGATCGAAACAGAGAAGCTATTATCTGAAATGGTAGGTAATAAACTGGCTGAAATGAAAGTTGCCGGTAAATACAAAGGTAAGTTTGCTGCTCAGGAACACTTCTTCGGTTACGAAGGACGTTGTGCAACTCCTTCAAACTACGATTCAGATTATTGTTATTCGTTAGGATATACTGCTGCTGCTCTTATCGCTGCAGGTAAGACCGGTTATATGTCTTCTGTGCGCAACACAACAGCGCCTGCTAGCGAATGGATTGCCGGTGGTGTGCCTGTAACAATGATGATGAATATGGAACGTCGTCATGGCGAAATGAAACCTGTAATCCAGAAAGCTTTAGTGAAACTTGATGGAGCACCATTCCAATATTTTGCTGCACATCGTGAAGAGTGGGCTGTTGGAACAGAGTTTGTATATCCGGGGCCAATTCAGTTCTTCGGACCATCAGAAGTTTGCGACCAACCTACAGTTACATTAAGACTGGAACAAGGAAGATAA
- a CDS encoding GNAT family N-acetyltransferase yields the protein MVEIKQIKEVTPEIVSAFSRLMPQLAPHLKAPQMEDLSHIVNDKNKYIFIASNPQIVGTITLVIVKIPSGTRAWIEDVIVDQHARGQSIGEKMLLHVIDFAKKLNIASINLTSSPSRIAANKLYQKLGFNLRETNVYRIDAD from the coding sequence ATGGTAGAAATAAAACAAATAAAAGAAGTAACCCCCGAAATAGTGTCAGCCTTCTCCCGACTGATGCCACAGCTTGCTCCACATTTAAAAGCTCCTCAGATGGAGGACTTAAGCCATATCGTTAATGATAAAAACAAATATATTTTTATCGCCTCCAATCCTCAGATAGTGGGAACAATCACCTTAGTAATCGTAAAGATACCATCGGGAACAAGAGCCTGGATAGAAGACGTTATTGTAGACCAACATGCCAGAGGGCAATCTATTGGCGAAAAGATGCTATTGCACGTTATCGACTTTGCTAAAAAGCTGAATATAGCAAGTATCAATCTCACTTCGAGCCCAAGCCGTATAGCAGCCAACAAGCTATACCAGAAATTAGGGTTCAATCTCCGTGAAACAAATGTTTACAGAATAGATGCAGATTAA
- a CDS encoding SPFH domain-containing protein — translation MGLFDKLRNELIDIIEFLDNTQDTIVYRFERYNNEIKNNAKLIVREGQIAVFVNEGEIADTFTPGTYTLNTQNLPILTTLKGWKYGFNSPFKAEVYFVSTKNFIDQKWGTKNAIILNDNRFGMVEIRAFGIYSFKITDAPVFIREIVGTNQTFTTDNIKEQLKSIIVTRFSDAAAESNLPIESYAANLNELSEVIFGYMKDDFGAYGMDVTKFLIENISMPDEVKKEIFELSRLDKIDLDKLTKMKAAKAMEAAAENPSGTAGMGVGLGAGMAMANQMVQSMANQTYSANQSTSGQAVPPPLPGTASYYVAVNGQQAGPFDKAALVELSKSNTLTRDTLVWKNGLADWAPAGNQPDLQDLWTMTPPPLPKQD, via the coding sequence ATGGGACTTTTTGATAAGCTAAGAAATGAATTAATAGATATTATCGAATTTTTAGATAATACGCAAGATACTATTGTTTACCGTTTTGAAAGGTACAACAACGAAATAAAAAACAATGCGAAACTGATTGTTCGCGAAGGGCAGATAGCCGTATTTGTAAATGAGGGCGAAATCGCTGATACTTTTACTCCCGGCACTTATACGCTTAACACTCAAAACCTGCCGATACTCACCACGCTGAAAGGATGGAAGTATGGATTTAATAGTCCGTTCAAGGCAGAAGTCTATTTTGTGAGTACAAAGAACTTTATAGACCAGAAATGGGGAACCAAGAATGCCATAATTTTAAACGATAACCGTTTTGGAATGGTCGAAATAAGAGCATTTGGGATCTACTCATTCAAGATAACCGATGCCCCTGTGTTTATTAGGGAGATTGTAGGAACGAATCAGACCTTTACTACCGACAATATTAAAGAACAACTGAAGAGTATTATTGTTACCCGCTTTTCGGATGCCGCAGCAGAGTCAAACTTGCCGATAGAATCGTATGCCGCTAACCTGAATGAACTTTCGGAAGTTATATTCGGCTATATGAAGGATGATTTTGGTGCATACGGTATGGATGTAACCAAATTCCTGATAGAGAATATTTCTATGCCTGATGAGGTGAAGAAAGAAATATTCGAACTTAGCCGCCTTGATAAAATAGATTTGGATAAACTGACCAAAATGAAGGCTGCAAAGGCTATGGAAGCGGCAGCCGAAAACCCTTCGGGTACGGCCGGTATGGGAGTCGGGCTTGGTGCGGGTATGGCAATGGCCAATCAGATGGTACAATCGATGGCTAACCAGACATATTCAGCTAATCAAAGTACTTCTGGACAAGCTGTGCCTCCACCACTTCCAGGCACTGCTTCTTACTATGTGGCAGTGAACGGGCAGCAAGCAGGCCCTTTTGATAAGGCCGCATTAGTAGAACTTTCAAAGAGCAATACACTGACCCGTGATACTTTGGTTTGGAAAAACGGATTGGCAGATTGGGCTCCGGCAGGAAATCAGCCGGACTTGCAAGACCTTTGGACAATGACACCTCCTCCTCTGCCAAAACAAGATTAG
- a CDS encoding DUF456 domain-containing protein has translation MALDFILITIGTVLVIIGIIGCILPALPGVPLNYIAIVLLQFTSKIDFSTEFLVAWGIIIIIVQLLDYYIPIWGTKKLGGGSYGVWGSAIGMVLGLFIFPPWGFIILPFVCAVIGEILDNKEFSVALKAGFGAFVGFLAGIIMKLVVAIILSFFFFREVVRYFINN, from the coding sequence ATGGCCCTTGACTTTATTCTTATTACAATCGGAACAGTCCTTGTCATCATCGGGATTATCGGGTGTATTTTACCCGCTTTACCTGGAGTTCCGCTAAATTACATCGCAATTGTTCTGTTACAATTTACATCCAAAATAGATTTCTCCACAGAATTTCTTGTTGCTTGGGGTATAATTATCATAATCGTCCAACTATTAGATTATTACATTCCTATTTGGGGCACGAAAAAACTGGGAGGAGGTTCGTACGGTGTATGGGGAAGTGCTATAGGGATGGTACTAGGTCTTTTCATCTTTCCTCCCTGGGGTTTTATTATCCTCCCTTTTGTCTGCGCAGTAATAGGAGAGATATTGGATAATAAAGAGTTCAGTGTCGCGCTCAAGGCGGGCTTTGGTGCCTTTGTTGGCTTCTTAGCCGGAATCATAATGAAACTAGTTGTTGCAATTATCCTGTCTTTCTTTTTCTTTAGAGAAGTTGTCAGGTACTTTATCAACAACTAG
- a CDS encoding DUF7003 family protein, giving the protein MTTSKSYTEKEILEELDSTFYGVTGRYITNKSDYSYIFFLDLEHGYSNTVGSRIHLYADANRWAVVFEKSAYQNRGGYADIELDYVGNCIEYIKESSYEDNRISNMESVILIPSDEFARISKVGGKNELFELVSLKSDSVKVRGEMVKIEHDPSLYKALGIQPNELSSSDESIGFPQLIRYLNEVNPDLLRAREIEIRRYIPKNIPKIMVIDEFHFSSFYNKSIPPSKQELYQLIAKILVSRDSALWKPTQKPNNHWSNWESGYL; this is encoded by the coding sequence ATGACTACTAGTAAGTCGTATACAGAAAAAGAAATACTAGAAGAACTTGATTCTACATTTTATGGAGTCACAGGTAGATATATTACCAATAAGAGTGACTATTCATATATATTTTTTCTTGACTTAGAGCATGGATATTCTAATACTGTAGGAAGTCGCATTCATTTATATGCAGATGCGAATAGATGGGCTGTTGTTTTTGAAAAGAGTGCCTATCAGAATAGAGGCGGATATGCTGATATTGAGTTGGACTACGTGGGCAACTGTATCGAATACATTAAAGAATCCTCTTATGAGGATAATCGAATATCTAATATGGAGTCTGTCATTCTTATTCCCAGTGACGAATTTGCACGTATTAGTAAAGTGGGAGGAAAGAACGAATTGTTTGAACTTGTTAGTCTCAAATCTGATAGTGTAAAGGTGAGAGGAGAGATGGTAAAAATAGAACATGATCCTTCCCTGTATAAAGCTTTAGGAATACAACCTAACGAACTTTCCAGTTCTGATGAATCGATTGGCTTTCCCCAATTGATTCGATACCTTAATGAAGTAAATCCAGATTTATTAAGGGCAAGAGAAATCGAAATCAGACGATATATTCCCAAAAATATTCCTAAGATAATGGTTATAGACGAATTCCATTTTTCAAGCTTCTACAACAAAAGTATTCCTCCAAGTAAGCAAGAACTATATCAATTAATAGCAAAAATTTTGGTCAGTAGAGATTCTGCACTTTGGAAGCCTACACAAAAACCAAATAACCATTGGAGTAATTGGGAGTCTGGGTATTTATAA